The following is a genomic window from Bos taurus isolate L1 Dominette 01449 registration number 42190680 breed Hereford chromosome 11, ARS-UCD2.0, whole genome shotgun sequence.
GTGGAACTACTATCTACAACAAAGCAGGAAGATTgaacaaagaaaacaagaattAACCTCCAAATATGCTAACAAAAATTCAGCGCTTAAAAGAgagctcttggagaaggaaaacacTCTATCCAATTTGAATAAGCAGTTGGAGGCAATGAGGGACATTTCAGTGATAAAGGAAAAACAGGACAGAGAAATTGAGAAACTTCAGCAGGAGATAAAGAAGACCCACGATGAGACAGCTGCAAAGAAACAGGCGATGCTCGTCCAGTTCTTCCAGGACAAAGCATTACTGGAGGCACAGCTGAGTGAGCTAGAGGCAAGGCAGTCGGGAAAGAAGCTAACAAAGGAGCTGAAAAGCAAGAACCAGGCCTTGGAGAAGGCAGCAAAGCAGCACGTTTCTGAGTTCCACAGTAACATCAACAGACAGCACCAACAGTTACAGAAGGAACTTCCAGAGCTAGTTCAGAAATGCCATCAGTTGGAGGATACTCACAGccaattaaaaaagaagcagcagctgctgcagcagGAGCACTGGTACGTGGAGTGCTTAAGGCGAGGGAGGCACCAGCTGCAAGAAAGGCGTAATCGGTGCCCAAATGGACAGGGTTCTCCAAAGACCACAAGGAACCCTGCCCTAGGCACCAAATCAAAGGTGCATCCaaagaaatttctaaaataaCACTAAGTCAAGACTGAAGCAAGGGTTCTTAGGTGCTATATAACATAACCCTGGTTAGGAAGGCTTTGAGATCTCAGGTTGCTATAGTAAAATACCCATTATAATGTGTTAATGTGAAGGATTAGGTGTTTTTCTCTACCAGTACTGCTAGATTATTGGTAGCACTGGCTTCCCGTTAAGTTAGGTTTTTCTTTAATTAGCTCCTGGTAATAACTGGGCTGTTCCTTATACCTCCAGATAACCCAGTAACATTTGCCAAAATTCCACCTGTGAAAACACCTCAGGAAAACACCTTGAGAAAGTGACAGAGGAACAGTTGTGTGGTGTGTTCCACCTAGCTAAGTTAGgtttctttacagaaaaagaaaccccTGAGGAATAGCATTTAAGATTGTTAGATTCTGCTTTGTGCTCTGTAAACAATCAATGTCCATGTATCCTCCCTTCTTTGGCCACCTTAGCACACATGTGCGATGTTTTCAAGCTTCTTTATAAAGTCTGTGCTAGTGATCAAGTAGCTGCTTCTGTAGTTTTCTCATGATTGAAAGATTAGTAACAGCAAGTGTAAACAGGATGACCTGCTGTCTGATGCTCAGCCCGTACAATTTTAACTTTGCGTAAACTGTGGGATGTTAGTTTCTCAGTGgtatctgacactttgtgaccccatggactgtagcccgccaggctcctctgtccgtgaaattctccaggcaaggattgggtagccattcccttctctaggggatcttcttgaccagggatcgaacctggtctcctgcttgcaagcagattctttacgaaggtggctcagatggtaaagaatctgcctgtaatgcaggagacccgggttcaattcctgggttgagaagatcccctggagaagggcatggcaacccactccagtattcttgcgtggagaattccatgaacagaggagcctggcaggctctaatccatggagtcacaaagagtcagacatgactaagcgactaacactttcacttatacCATCAAACTCTGTGAAGGAAGGGTAGAGGGCACAGTATAGTCCGTTTTCTGTGGAGAAATACCATTAACCTGTGAGATGACTGACTGCTTCTGCCtgttttagaaaaatgtatcaaaaGAAAGTGATCATATATTTGGAGAACTTTTTGAAGATTCTTTTGCCATCTTGTTCCCTAGCAATATCCTCAAATTCTAAGATTACAAAGATGACTGGTTTTAATAGAAAGAGCACTTTAGCTTTAGGTCATGTGTATCCTACATCTATGCCCCTTCAATTGAACTGGGAATAGTATTTTAAATTAGTTTAGACTTTTAGGATAGTTACATTTTTGGCACTTAGGACATACTAATGATCAGATCGGGGATTTCTTTGAATGCTGAATCCTGGTAGAAATATAGCTTCATATTTTAACATTACTCCCTTATGAAAAAATAGAATCAACTTtatgtttttaagaaactgtcagtGATGAAAACCTTCAGAATGATTTTCCCAGTTTTCAGTTTcattcatatgtaaaatgaattcTTGTACTTAGATTCAGAAAAGGATTCTGCCTCCATGTGCCTTTACTTCTAGCTTTAACAACTTTGCTGTTAAATGTGTAATGTCTTGGTtcctaattttttattgaaaataaaaaattaaagattacCCAGTGATTTCATTATTGTTCCAATGTAATATACCTTCTACTCATATCTTTCCTCACTTCTTACCAACTCTGAATGTCTTCCTCATACTGGtgtgcataaaataaaaatgcagttttAGTGTACAAAGTCAAATGTTAGGTAGCACACAAAAACCTTAACCTAAAAGAGTTTGTCAATGGAGCTGAAAATAGAGCTTGTTTCTTAAAATGTGGTATCCAAAACACACTTGAAACTTTTATTCTCTATGGATGCAAAAACCACAGGAAAACATGTAACTAAGGATAATGAGTTggaatggatgatggatggagaATCTTATTATTCTGTTAATTCCCCCTCCTGCCAGTGCTACCCTGATGATCTAATTCAGGACTGAATAATTTCCATCCTGTCTATTTTGAATTCCTCTCATCCCAGATAACGGATGTGATTTCATATAGTA
Proteins encoded in this region:
- the CCDC121 gene encoding coiled-coil domain-containing protein 121 isoform X2, translating into MEMMKLDKAIKETQTRLEPLVVETRQLLEEKDHIQKENQFFQEYLTKQTEESRQRTEKLWNYYLQQSRKIEQRKQELTSKYANKNSALKRELLEKENTLSNLNKQLEAMRDISVIKEKQDREIEKLQQEIKKTHDETAAKKQAMLVQFFQDKALLEAQLSELEARQSGKKLTKELKSKNQALEKAAKQHVSEFHSNINRQHQQLQKELPELVQKCHQLEDTHSQLKKKQQLLQQEHWYVECLRRGRHQLQERRNRCPNGQGSPKTTRNPALGTKSKVHPKKFLK